DNA from Hwangdonia lutea:
TATCCAATATATTTCCAACAGCACATTGCTTACAACATTCGGGAATTAGTTCGTTGTTGTGATATGCTGTATATAGTTTTTTTATTGCAGATTCTAAACGATAAGGTAAATCCATAATTAGAAAATTTGGTATTTAATTTACAAAAAATATCTGAATTAATAATGTTAAATTTGCAACATGAGCAAACCACTTTCAGAACAGGAATTACATAATTTGGCCATGAACCATGTTGGAAAAGACTTGGAGCAACGTGGTTTTGAGTTTATTGCCGTAAATAGTAAGCTAAAAAAACATCCCCAATTTGTCTGTATCGATAAAAACAAGCAGTATTATTTTGTTATTGTACGAGCGGTAATTCTGCCCGATAATCCCAATAATTACGATGTTGTTTGGATGGAATCCTTTAAAAAACATGCTCGGGAAAACGATGCAAAAGTGCTTTACGCGGGTGTTGGATTGGGCAATGTGAATGGCGAAAACCTGCCCATATATTTAAACGAAGAATACCTAATGGAATACAACGGCATACAGGTTTTAGAAACTAATTTGAATTAATCCGTCATTCTGAGCGAAGCGTGAGAATCTTTATAATAGAAATTAAAAAGATGAAGAAAAAAATATTATTTATTCTAATTGCTTTACTTGTAATCTCTTGTAAAAAAGAACACAAAAACACAATACTTGAAGGCACCGTTTTTGGGACGTATTACAGGGTCACTTACGATTCCGACCTTAATTATCAAAAGCAAATTGATAGCTTGTTTTACGTGATAAATAAATCCATGTCCACCTATCAAATATATTCAGACATTTCAAAAATAAATCGTAACGAAGAGGTTGCAGTTGATGCCCATTTTAAAAAAGTTTTTGAGACTTCAAAACAAATTTATAAAGCCACCAGTGCAGCTTTCGACCCA
Protein-coding regions in this window:
- a CDS encoding Na(+)-translocating NADH-quinone reductase subunit F, translated to MSKPLSEQELHNLAMNHVGKDLEQRGFEFIAVNSKLKKHPQFVCIDKNKQYYFVIVRAVILPDNPNNYDVVWMESFKKHARENDAKVLYAGVGLGNVNGENLPIYLNEEYLMEYNGIQVLETNLN